Proteins found in one Sardina pilchardus chromosome 11, fSarPil1.1, whole genome shotgun sequence genomic segment:
- the LOC134095595 gene encoding uncharacterized protein LOC134095595, with amino-acid sequence MKVVPAVIRPSDSVNLTCVTSRSDVFYCSFCINHPNCTFQHSTSCRSAHSGNDLLKWSGQSGIAVIELTCYYIVQTFSRPSSNSPPTSVIIVGPPQLLLFRQLISETDKVNLSCQTPQSPLVSQCFLSVGGKSLSVVMPSCQLQSTGKDLIHWSGVRPPAQISLSCYYTVATTPQLSSDPSQPVSITVGVQKSTSTNATDSASVTVVGSGGSWTTVIVIFGVIMLVGGLITSFLCLRTRRYTSKRFQVDASPVRHENHSVASGSTNTAPGVMDDMAMPSTAVDSEMTVGLDPDQDSALYHVYSSISDVPNSSNQKESSYSLIQEHSLLQST; translated from the exons ATGAAAGTGGTCCCTGCAGTCATCAGACCGTCTGACTCCGTTAATCTGACTTGTGTGACATCTCGGTCTGATGtgttttattgttctttctGCATAAACCATCCAAACTGCACCTTCCAGCACTCTACTTCATGCAGATCAGCACATTCTGGAAACGACCTATTAAAATGGTCAGGTCAAAGTGGGATTGCAGTAATTGAATTGACTTGTTACTATATTGTCCAAACATTTTCAAGGCCATCATCTAATTCACCCCCCACTTCAGTCATCATTGTAG GACCCCCACAGCTGCTGTTGTTTCGTCAGCTCATCAGTGAGACAGATAAAGTTAATCTGTCCTGTCAGACACCTCAGTCCCCTCTTGTGTCTCAGTGCTTTCTCTCAGTGGGGGGAAAGTCTCTCAGTGTAGTAATGCCATCATGCCAGCTACAGAGCACTGGGAAGGATTTGATCCACTGGTCAGGCGTGAGGCCACCTGCACAAATATCACTGAGTTGTTATTATACAGTTGCAACAACCCCTCAACTGTCATCTGACCCATCTCAACCAGTCTCAATTACTGTAG GTGTACAGAAGTCCACTTCTACAAATGCCACTGATTCAGCGTCTGTCACTGTTGTTG GCTCTGGGGGAAGCTGGACCACAGTGATAGTCATCTTTGGTGTGATCATGTTAGTGGGAGGCCTGATCACCTCCTTTCTCTGCCTGAGAACCA GAAGATATACTTCCAAAAG ATTTCAAGTAGATGCTTCCCCTGTTagac ATGAGAATCATAGTGTAGCATCTGGGAGCACTAACACTGCT CCTGGTGTAATGGATGATATGGCAATGCCATCTACTGCAGTAGACTCAG AAATGACGGTGGGCCTGGATCCTGATCAGGAT TCTGCTCTGTATCATGTGTACAGCTCTATCTCTGATGTCCCAAACAGCTCCAACCAGAAGGAGAGTTCCTACAGTCTCATACAGGAACATTCTCTTCTTCAGTCTACATAG